A window of the Callospermophilus lateralis isolate mCalLat2 unplaced genomic scaffold, mCalLat2.hap1 Scaffold_530, whole genome shotgun sequence genome harbors these coding sequences:
- the LOC143389354 gene encoding N-lysine methyltransferase KMT5A — protein MARGRKMSKPRAVEAAAAAAAAAAVAVAATAPGPEMVQRRGPGRPRTNGENVFTGQSKIYTYMSLNKCSGMRSPLQEENSVAHHEVKCQGKPLAGIYRKREEKRSAGNAIRSSLKSEEQKIKDARRGPLAPFPNQKSEAAEPPKTPTSTCDSTNAAIAKQALKKALKGKQTPRKKAQGKTQQNRKLTDFYPVRRSSRKSKAELQSEERKRIDELIESGKEEGMKIDLIDGKGRGVIATKQFSRGDFVVEYHGDLIEITDAKKREALYAQDPSTGCYMYYFQYLSKTYCVDATRETNRLGRLINHSKCGNCQTKLHDIDGVPHLILIASRDIAAGEELLYDYGDRSRASIEAYPWLKH, from the coding sequence ATGGCTAGAGGCAGGAAGATGTCCAAGCCCCGCGCGgtggaggcggcggcggcggcggcggcggcggcggcggtggcggTGGCAGCGACGGCCCCGGGCCCGGAGATGGTGCAGCGGAGGGGCCCGGGGAGGCCCCGCACCAATGGGGAGAACGTATTTACTGGGCAATCAAAGATCTATACCTACATGAGCCTGAACAAATGCTCTGGAATGCGTTCCCCCCTTCAGGAAGAGAACTCAGTTGCACATCACGAAGTCAAATGCCAGGGGAAACCATTAGCTGGAATCTACAGGAAACGAGAAGAGAAAAGAAGTGCTGGGAATGCCATCCGGAGCTCCCTGAAGTCCGAAGAACAGAAGATCAAAGACGCCAGGAGAGGTCCCCTGGCACCTTTTCCAAACCAAAAATCTGAAGCAGCAGAACCTCCAAAAACTCCAACCTCGACTTGTGATTCTACCAATGCAGCCATTGCCAAGCAGGCCCTGAAAAAGGCCCTCAAGGGAAAACAGACCCCTCGGAAAAAAGCTCAAGGAAAAACGCAACAGAATCGCAAACTCACGGACTTCTACCCTGTCCGGAGGAGCTCCAGGAAGAGCAAGGCCGAGCTGCAGTCTGAAGAAAGGAAGAGAATAGATGAGCTGATTGAAAGTGGGAAGGAAGAAGGCATGAAGATTGACCTCATTGATGGCAAAGGCAGGGGCGTGATCGCCACCAAGCAGTTCTCCCGGGGCGACTTTGTGGTGGAGTACCATGGCGACCTTATCGAGATCACTGACGCCAAGAAGCGAGAGGCTCTGTATGCACAAGACCCCTCTACAGGCTGCTACATGTATTATTTTCAGTATCTGAGCAAAACCTACTGCGTGGACGCCACCAGAGAGACAAACCGCCTGGGAAGGCTGATCAATCACAGCAAGTGCGGGAACTGCCAGACGAAACTGCACGACATCGACGGCGTGCCTCACCTCATCCTCATCGCCTCCCGCGACATCGCGGCCGGGGAGGAGCTGCTGTA